A single region of the Paludibacter jiangxiensis genome encodes:
- a CDS encoding DUF542 domain-containing protein produces MATSVGEMVRQNPKLAEVFTRLGIDFCCNGHDLLEEAARKANVDVELVKKQLETQPEVEAVNFNYDAMSLSQLIDHILGYHHEYIYKSSDYILSVLNKVYDRHGENHPELEQIKYLTGSILGELPIHQHKEEMILFPYIKTLDSGVISNDSCFGTVENPISAMESDHVATGKMLFSIRDLSNNFTPPEDACVSFELLYKLLKAMFENIQQHIHLENNLLHPKAIALEKKLKEAV; encoded by the coding sequence ATGGCAACATCAGTAGGCGAAATGGTTCGCCAAAATCCAAAATTAGCAGAAGTATTTACCCGTTTGGGTATTGATTTTTGCTGTAACGGTCACGACTTACTGGAAGAAGCCGCCCGCAAAGCAAATGTGGATGTTGAACTGGTAAAGAAACAACTGGAGACGCAACCTGAAGTAGAAGCGGTAAATTTCAATTATGACGCGATGAGTCTGTCTCAATTGATCGACCATATTCTGGGTTATCATCACGAATATATTTACAAATCAAGCGATTATATATTGTCGGTTTTGAATAAAGTGTATGACCGGCATGGAGAAAACCACCCGGAACTGGAACAGATTAAATATCTGACCGGATCTATTTTGGGAGAATTACCCATCCATCAGCACAAGGAAGAGATGATTCTGTTTCCTTACATCAAAACGCTGGACAGCGGAGTAATAAGCAACGATTCTTGCTTCGGCACGGTGGAAAATCCTATTTCAGCGATGGAATCAGACCATGTGGCTACCGGAAAAATGTTGTTCTCCATTCGCGATTTGTCCAACAACTTTACGCCGCCGGAAGATGCATGTGTGTCATTCGAATTGCTTTACAAATTGTTGAAAGCAATGTTTGAAAACATACAGCAACACATCCATCTGGAAAATAATTTGTTGCACCCGAAAGCTATTGCTCTTGAGAAGAAATTGAAAGAAGCCGTTTAA
- the hcp gene encoding hydroxylamine reductase has translation MSMFCYQCQEAAGGKGCTLKGVCGKDDQLAGLMDVLIYVTKGIAVINSEMKNCSADTSKADHFILDALFSTITNANFDKEAIKDRITKGLQLRDELLKETESCPVDFDEYPQVSVQLTPDQYESFAPSVGILKEENEDVRSLKELVMYGLKGLAAYAHHALNLGSEDESIYTFMSDALAQVSRNDNSVDALVALTLQTGEYGVKGMALLDAANTSHYGNPEITKVNIGVGTNPGILISGHDLKDIEELLAQTDGTGVDVYTHSEMLPAHYYPAFKKYKHFVGNYGNAWWKQKDEFETFNGPVLFTTNCIVPPSSKATYSDRIYTTGSAGLPGATHIADREQGGQKDFSVIIEHAKKCAPPQEIEKGEIVGGFAHNQVMALADKVVDAVKTGAIKKFVVMAGCDGRMSARGYYSDFAKELPNDTVILTAGCAKYRYNKLELGDIGGIPRVLDAGQCNDSYSLAVIALKLKEVFGLEDINELPIVYNIAWYEQKAVIVLLALLYLGVKNIGLGPTLPAFLSPNVANVLVNNFGIRGISTVENDMQNWINN, from the coding sequence ATGTCAATGTTTTGTTATCAATGTCAGGAAGCCGCAGGCGGCAAGGGATGTACACTGAAAGGTGTGTGTGGAAAAGATGATCAACTCGCCGGTTTGATGGACGTGCTGATTTATGTCACTAAAGGAATCGCCGTTATCAACAGTGAAATGAAAAACTGTTCGGCCGATACAAGTAAAGCCGATCATTTCATCCTCGATGCTTTGTTTTCGACCATCACCAATGCCAATTTCGACAAAGAAGCTATCAAAGATCGCATTACCAAAGGACTGCAATTGAGAGACGAACTGTTGAAAGAAACCGAAAGCTGTCCGGTCGATTTTGATGAATATCCTCAGGTAAGCGTTCAGCTTACTCCCGATCAATACGAATCATTTGCTCCTTCGGTGGGCATTCTGAAAGAAGAAAACGAAGATGTCCGTTCGTTGAAAGAATTGGTAATGTACGGACTGAAAGGGCTTGCTGCTTACGCTCATCACGCCCTCAACCTCGGTAGCGAAGACGAATCGATTTATACTTTCATGTCGGACGCTTTGGCTCAGGTCTCACGAAACGACAACAGTGTCGACGCCCTGGTTGCGCTTACCCTTCAGACCGGTGAATACGGCGTAAAAGGAATGGCACTGCTCGATGCAGCTAACACCTCGCACTATGGCAACCCCGAAATTACCAAGGTAAATATCGGAGTAGGAACCAACCCGGGTATCCTCATCAGTGGTCACGACCTGAAAGATATCGAAGAACTGCTGGCTCAAACCGACGGCACCGGCGTGGATGTGTACACCCACAGCGAGATGCTTCCGGCTCACTATTACCCTGCTTTCAAGAAATACAAACACTTTGTGGGTAACTACGGTAATGCCTGGTGGAAACAGAAAGACGAGTTCGAAACCTTCAACGGTCCGGTGCTCTTTACCACCAACTGTATCGTTCCTCCTTCGTCGAAAGCAACGTACAGCGACCGCATCTACACTACCGGTTCGGCCGGACTGCCCGGCGCAACTCACATTGCCGACCGCGAACAGGGTGGCCAAAAAGATTTCTCGGTTATTATCGAACATGCCAAGAAATGCGCTCCTCCTCAGGAAATTGAAAAGGGCGAAATCGTGGGTGGATTTGCACACAATCAGGTGATGGCATTGGCCGACAAAGTGGTGGATGCCGTAAAGACAGGCGCTATCAAGAAATTTGTGGTGATGGCCGGTTGCGACGGTCGTATGTCGGCTCGCGGATACTATAGCGACTTTGCAAAGGAACTTCCGAACGACACCGTTATTTTGACTGCCGGTTGTGCCAAATACCGCTACAACAAACTGGAACTGGGTGACATCGGCGGTATTCCCCGCGTACTCGATGCCGGACAATGTAACGACAGCTACTCATTAGCCGTTATCGCTCTGAAACTGAAAGAAGTATTCGGACTGGAAGATATCAACGAACTGCCAATCGTCTATAACATTGCATGGTATGAACAAAAAGCGGTGATCGTGTTGCTGGCTCTCCTTTATCTCGGAGTGAAAAACATCGGCCTCGGCCCGACATTGCCCGCATTCCTCTCTCCAAACGTAGCAAATGTTCTTGTAAATAATTTCGGTATCAGAGGTATCTCTACCGTCGAAAACGATATGCAGAACTGGATCAACAACTAA
- the dtd gene encoding D-aminoacyl-tRNA deacylase produces the protein MRLVIQRVKHASVTVEGTVTGKIGEGLLVLVGIEDTDTPDDSQWLAGKLVNLRIFDDEDGVMNRSVKDINGGILIVSQFTLMASTKKGNRPSYIRASKHEFAVPMYEQFCENVRSLLGKPVQTGIFAADMQVELLNNGPVTIFIDSHLRE, from the coding sequence ATGAGACTTGTTATTCAGAGAGTTAAACATGCATCGGTGACAGTAGAAGGAACGGTGACAGGAAAAATAGGCGAAGGTTTATTGGTGTTGGTGGGCATAGAAGATACGGATACTCCTGACGACAGTCAGTGGCTGGCAGGCAAACTGGTCAATCTCCGCATTTTCGACGATGAAGACGGAGTGATGAACCGATCCGTTAAAGACATCAACGGAGGCATTCTGATTGTCAGTCAATTTACGCTTATGGCATCTACAAAGAAAGGCAACCGTCCTTCGTATATCAGAGCATCCAAACATGAATTTGCAGTCCCGATGTACGAACAATTTTGCGAAAATGTAAGATCACTGTTAGGCAAGCCTGTGCAAACGGGAATCTTTGCAGCCGACATGCAGGTTGAACTGCTAAATAACGGACCGGTAACAATTTTTATTGATTCACACTTACGCGAATAA
- a CDS encoding Crp/Fnr family transcriptional regulator: MKDIAIITKESPLFKGLATEELKEILEGNYKEVCYAKGDLVALQGDPCRSLMMILDGTVRSDMTDPAGKLVTIATLTAPDILAPAFIYAARNEFPVDITAMTDLTLMVIGRESFSKLLQQHITVLNNFLRMISDQTQFLTQKIRFLQFGTMKKKLASYFVEKLASVPGIEFQMEESQQALADRFGVTRPALARAIGEMVSDGIIHVEKKKVTVVNAVALKQMAAREG, from the coding sequence ATGAAGGATATTGCAATAATTACCAAGGAAAGCCCTTTGTTTAAGGGATTAGCCACCGAAGAACTGAAAGAGATTCTGGAAGGCAACTATAAGGAAGTCTGCTATGCCAAAGGCGATTTGGTGGCCTTGCAGGGCGATCCGTGCCGTTCGTTGATGATGATTCTGGATGGCACAGTCCGCAGCGACATGACCGATCCGGCAGGTAAGCTGGTAACGATTGCCACCCTCACGGCTCCCGACATTCTGGCTCCGGCCTTTATCTATGCCGCGCGCAACGAGTTTCCGGTCGATATTACTGCGATGACCGATCTGACGCTGATGGTTATCGGTCGGGAGAGTTTCAGTAAATTGCTGCAACAGCACATCACGGTGTTGAACAACTTTCTTCGCATGATTTCCGACCAGACCCAATTCCTGACCCAAAAAATACGCTTCCTGCAATTCGGCACAATGAAAAAGAAACTGGCTTCTTATTTTGTTGAGAAACTGGCATCTGTTCCTGGCATCGAATTCCAGATGGAAGAGAGTCAGCAGGCGCTCGCCGATCGTTTCGGAGTGACTCGCCCGGCACTTGCCCGTGCCATCGGGGAAATGGTGAGCGACGGCATTATCCATGTCGAGAAGAAAAAAGTAACGGTTGTCAACGCCGTTGCCCTTAAACAAATGGCGGCCAGGGAAGGGTAA